One genomic segment of Coleofasciculaceae cyanobacterium includes these proteins:
- a CDS encoding RNA-guided endonuclease TnpB family protein translates to MKQIRGFKYRFYPNSAQRLELAQTFGCTRFVFNWALALRTNSYYQDKVSVTYTDTSNALTKLKKDPEKPWLKQVSAVPLQQGLRHLNTAFNNFFAGKSKYPRFKKKNNRQSAHYAPNAFKWSDGKLTLAKMSQPLKIRWSRYFTGQPKQVIVSKDPSNRYFVSFLVEEQLEQWIESEGKIGIDLGVKDLMVTSTGFASGNPKHYQKHFSRLKTLQRRLAKKQKGSNNRYKARLKVAKLHAKIADCRKDFLHKLTTQLVRENQAIYTETLAVKNMMANHKLAQRVRADRRLNDDWGSFASRAIADCGWGEALRQFQYKCKWHDRELGAISRWFPSTKRCNPCGHILDKLPLNIREWICPSCNNLNLRDVNAALNILAVGQTVFACGSGSSGNVSLTDLAIQG, encoded by the coding sequence ATGAAACAGATTAGAGGATTTAAATACAGATTTTACCCGAACTCAGCGCAGCGATTAGAGCTAGCGCAAACGTTTGGCTGTACTAGATTTGTTTTCAATTGGGCATTAGCTTTGAGAACTAATAGCTACTACCAAGACAAAGTATCTGTAACCTATACAGACACTTCTAATGCTCTAACCAAATTAAAGAAAGATCCAGAAAAACCTTGGCTTAAACAAGTCTCAGCCGTACCATTGCAGCAAGGGTTAAGACATCTAAATACAGCATTCAATAATTTTTTTGCTGGTAAAAGTAAATACCCTAGATTCAAGAAAAAGAACAATCGACAATCGGCGCATTACGCCCCTAACGCTTTTAAATGGAGTGACGGCAAATTAACTCTAGCCAAGATGTCTCAACCATTGAAAATTAGATGGAGTAGGTATTTTACTGGTCAACCAAAGCAGGTAATTGTATCTAAAGACCCTAGCAATAGATATTTTGTCTCATTCTTGGTTGAAGAACAATTGGAGCAATGGATCGAGAGCGAAGGAAAAATCGGTATCGATTTGGGTGTCAAAGATTTGATGGTTACGTCAACGGGTTTTGCTTCAGGCAATCCCAAACATTACCAGAAACATTTCTCTAGGCTAAAGACCTTACAGCGCAGACTAGCTAAAAAGCAGAAAGGTTCAAATAATAGATATAAGGCAAGGCTAAAAGTAGCAAAGCTTCACGCTAAAATAGCCGATTGCAGAAAGGATTTTTTACACAAATTAACGACTCAGTTGGTACGCGAAAACCAAGCTATCTATACTGAGACGTTAGCTGTAAAAAATATGATGGCTAACCATAAGTTAGCGCAGCGCGTACGCGCAGATCGTCGTCTTAACGACGACTGGGGAAGCTTTGCTTCCCGCGCTATTGCAGATTGTGGTTGGGGGGAGGCATTGCGCCAATTTCAATACAAATGTAAATGGCACGACCGAGAATTAGGAGCGATAAGTAGATGGTTTCCATCAACTAAACGCTGTAATCCTTGCGGTCATATCTTGGATAAATTACCTCTGAATATCAGAGAGTGGATATGTCCTAGCTGCAACAACCTTAATCTTAGGGATGTCAACGCAGCATTAAATATTTTAGCGGTCGGGCAGACCGTGTTTGCTTGTGGATCTGGCTCTAGCGGGAATGTGTCTTTGACAGATCTAGCTATCCAGGGATGA
- a CDS encoding peptidylprolyl isomerase, with amino-acid sequence MISLAQIANQPELIVDYLKKDISLKDVCQKILHQIAIDRSAEQYAVTVTPEEIQAEADKIRHQQRLEKAADTLAWLKDCMITIEDWETGINDRLIAQKLAKYLFTKKAETHFIENRLDFEQVLLYQIVIPYEKLARELFYQIEEEEISFYQAAHCYDIDCIRREKCGYEGKLYRMDIMPEISAAIFAGQQGEIIGPIKTDIGYHIIKVEEFIKPELTPDIHQKIIDEMFAQWLESETNYLIHSHTNSI; translated from the coding sequence ATGATTTCTTTAGCCCAAATTGCCAATCAGCCAGAATTAATTGTTGATTATTTAAAAAAAGATATCAGCTTAAAAGATGTCTGCCAAAAAATTTTACATCAAATAGCGATCGACCGCTCGGCAGAACAATACGCTGTAACCGTAACTCCAGAAGAAATTCAAGCTGAAGCAGATAAAATTCGTCATCAACAACGCTTGGAAAAGGCTGCCGATACATTAGCCTGGTTAAAAGATTGCATGATTACTATCGAGGATTGGGAGACAGGAATAAATGACAGACTTATAGCTCAAAAATTAGCAAAATATTTATTTACCAAAAAAGCAGAAACCCATTTTATTGAGAATCGACTTGATTTTGAGCAAGTTTTGTTATATCAAATCGTAATTCCTTATGAAAAACTAGCTCGAGAACTATTTTATCAAATTGAAGAAGAAGAAATTAGTTTTTACCAAGCAGCTCATTGCTATGACATAGATTGTATCAGAAGAGAAAAATGTGGTTACGAAGGAAAACTATATCGTATGGATATTATGCCAGAAATTTCCGCAGCTATTTTCGCAGGACAACAGGGTGAAATCATTGGGCCGATTAAAACCGATATAGGATACCATATTATCAAAGTTGAAGAGTTTATCAAACCAGAGCTGACACCAGACATTCATCAAAAAATTATCGATGAAATGTTCGCTCAATGGTTGGAAAGTGAAACTAATTATTTAATTCACAGTCACACAAATTCCATCTAA